Part of the Ictalurus furcatus strain D&B chromosome 19, Billie_1.0, whole genome shotgun sequence genome, CCCGATGTGGCATCAACTACATTTAAACTTGCGATCTACCGAGCCCAAGTCTTTGTATTTAATGTTGTCTGCAATATATTTGCTGTGATCGATCATTCACATAACACAAACAGTGGTATAAACAATTGTAGTTGACGTCAACGTTATTGTTGAAGCGAGAAATCTGAATTTATATACAGCGAGGGCAAATTGAACCCTGGAGTTCAATCCGCCAAGACGAACGTGCCAAAATTGTACCACAGTGCTGCAAAAAGCTAATTACTTCTTACTGTCGAAGTCTCGAAGCTGTAGTTAGCCAAAAACAGCtttgcaacaaagtactaacGTTGGTTATATGTGGTGTGCGAATACTTATCCCCCCACTATCAATTTCATTTTGTAAACATATCTTTTTTTATGCTTACGAATACATACTTTTAAGGGTGTCGTGATACATTCCAGTCACGATTTTACTTCGATTCTcggaatattttgaacaaaatttgaataaagaaaaatgatgaCTGGATCACATTTCTGAATATATTTTCtcaaccttattttttttttttaaggcttcctgaatcataaacaatgcaaaacagtgtgcatttttgtctgtataaaactaaataaataaacaagttgCTACAAAaagaggtttaatattgtaaacacaATGTCCCATAGGTTCACCATATCTTCATATCATAAAAATGATTGTTTGAGACATTATGAGCTCTGTAGCAGAAATAAgctagagctccaaagtcggttAAAAAGCCCGATTTCCGCACCCTCTGATGCTGTTTGAAAGCTACCGAAGAGCTCCGTTATAGCGTGGTCGTTGATGGTCACCAGCTGATGACAGTCAGTGCTTCAGTCTGGCCTCACAGTCGGATAGGTATAATTCAAGATAAGAGGTTATTCACGGTGGCTGTAATTCAACTTTTGAAACACTTTCCCTCTCTACCCTTCCATTAGTCTCTCTTGAACCCACGTACAGCTCATGACTTGCAATATGACtcaaatgatttaaatatcCTGCATGCTGACTACATGCTCTTTTCACGGTCAGCACCAGACGTCTTGATTGTAATACCATACTCAGGTAAAAATTGCATGCAGCTACTGAAGAAAACATATTCACTTTTGCtcctatctttctttctctgtctttcatcAGCGTTGGTGGTGAGGCTCCTGACCAACCGCTTCATCTGGGAGTATGACCCCACGCTAGGTAAGAACACCATTACACTAAGAGTGCTTGTGTTGCGGAGGCTCTCAAGGGCCTTTTGCCTCTTTGAACCATTCACACTTGGCAACCTTTAGAGCTCATGAATATGGTGATTTGAGCAATGGAAGCAGAAGATTTGCCGTTCctctttcagaatttttttttttttttaatggattttcATTACTGAATTCTAATGATTTTATGCTTTACGCTTACTTTCACATTTTAATGAGCCAGCACTAAaaggcatttaatataaaactcTAGTCTGACTATCAATTACATCATCATAGCAAGATATCAGATAATTTGATTGGCCTCAACTGCTCTCAGGAGACATTAGTGAATGCCTGGCTAGATGAAATAGAGACTTGGACATTgaatctaaaataataataacacccaaatctaataataataataataattccttagatttatatagcgcttttttctctctctagaaACTCAAAGCACTGTACATAGTATTGGGgagggaatctcctcaaccaccactagtgtgtcgcatccacctggatgatgcgacggcagccatagtgctccagaactcagcagctaTTAGTGGAGCGGAGAAAGTGATGAAGCCagttcagggatggagattattagggggccatgatagataagggccaatggtggaatttcaccaggacaccagggttatactctttttacaagaagtgtcctgggattttttttaatgaccacagagagtcagcaCCTCGGTTTAACGGCTCATCTGAAAGACGTTCTGTTTTTACActatagtgtccccatcactatactggagTGTTAGGCTCCatacagaccacagggtgagcgccccctgctggcctccctaatacccctttcagcagcaaccttagttttccccaggaggtctccaatccaggtactggccaggctcaatcctgcttatcttcagtggggaaaccaggtgagaactgcagggagatatggctctggctaAATCTAGATTATACAACCAACGAAGTTTAGATTTCGAAGCAAAGAATGGCAAATCAGATGACTCAGACACGCATAAACCGCCTATTATTGCTGCTTGTTTTGCCACATTAAATTTCATGGGATAAAATGATAATCTTCCTTTGACACAAGCCAGTGTTTTATATAGCGtctctgaatgtttttttttttttttttgagaaatggAGCAGCTGCCTCGCAGGTAATCTCAGGTCTGATTGGTTTGTTGATGAGTGATGAGTTGATGGATGTGTGTGGGATGGTTCGTGCCCAGAACTCACAATATCAGAGCGGTCTGTTACTGTACATAAATATTCCTTGACTGTATTAAGAGTTTATCTTGATCCTTTGTTGCTGCAGCGCACACAGAtctgtgttttcttctttaGGAGAGTATTGATGCTTGGTACAGTAGTGTGTAGTCCAGACATCAaatcggtccctccaggattttgcgatcgcagatcGTTTGCGAATGCAAAACCatgcaaacgccgcaatattcagaggagcttgcaatgtttcaaaatgattgcagcttttttcacagatttgggccacgatgcatcatgtgacaccATCAccacatgcattcagccaaagccttcttggattcatgtgtgtcgagttaaaatgtctcatttaccaacaaacatcactgtgaaagaccgtgcgaaACACtttcgtgcgattgcaattgtgccaattcaagtagttttctcgcatggcaaattttgaaaaaagccgcagcaaaatcaagcatttcggGCTGCAagaatcacagaaaaaaaaacctctgcgaaAAACCTGTATGGATCGTCAAATGGTGGTGCGCAGTATCTCAGTATCTGAGTATTTCAGCAGACTGAACCATCAAAAAAAACTAGCCATAGTGCAGTAAGTCCAGATTTTACACCACCTGAGATGCTTGCTAGCGTGATATCGCAAGAACGAGTGGTTAAATGTTGCAAGGGTTTATATATCTATCATTGAAACCTGcagattttagattttagagTCAATCCTAacaggtcaaggtcacagcactgaccttgcatgttctccccgtacttcgGGAGCTCTCCCGTCAAGTTCTGTAGCAGATCTTCTGTTGTAGCCAATGATGGTGGCCAATCACACGCATGCATCTAAATTATACACCTGAAACCAGATCATCGAGAAAGGGAGGTGCTGTCCCAGACGTTCATggattctttttctttgtttaatttgaCCCTCTCTGGTTTTATTACTGAAACAAAGGAAGCAAAcgtcaaaaacaaaaatgaagaagACGAACGGACAGAGAAGTATGCAGTCGTTCTCCGCTTCGAGTTCAAACCAGATTCCTCATCTGTTCCGAATCTGTGGCGCTAGTCTAAAGTGATGCGCCACTATGAAACAAAGCATCACCGCTTACAGCCGATGTTTCTTATTTGTAGCTAGGAACTAATCACGAATAGTTCAGCTTTGAAATGGAACTGTTTCGGGTCGCGTAGTTGTTTATCTGGATCTTTGAAAGCTTTGTAGCTGGACCTTCGTAATAGTTGTATACACCTGGTCTAATGAGTGAGCACCATCATTCCCTCACAGACCCACTCCAGAGAGCTGCCAATCTCTCTAACTACCTAGCTCTATCTTTTCCTCAATTCCAAGAGCAGGATCAATGGCATGCGAGTCATTCTTTTATGGAATAAAAACACCATCTGACCTCCGGCGTCAATACAAAACTACTTCCTGGGTCAGGAATGTTTACAGGCTAGCTGTGCTAGCTATCTCAGCTGACAATCCCTATGAAGTTTACAAGCATTGCCTTTAACAAGCATTGCAGTTTCTCCGTGATTGACAGCTGCACTTGGTCTAAGGTCAATGAAAGCCATGTGAGTCCATGTGATTGTACTCTCAATGCCTGCGCATTCCCCCCCCCGTAATCtaatatacttatttattttaatttggagGGCAACACAATATAGTTTGTTGAGGAATTTATTGTAGCTAGACTGAAAAGTGTGGTGATGCTTACTATGATTTGCGTGCAGGCCAGCAGGTTTCCTATAGCACCGCGAGAACCTCGGATAAACTTCCGCGCCTCAGGGcgcttaaaaataaatgacttccTGCCAGGAAAATGATAAGTGTTTGGACTGGGTTATAAAGAAACATGCACAAGCAATCACTCTGCCGTGTCCTGGACATTCAacctccccccccacacacacacacacacacaccggtgaTTGAGCGTtagactgtgtgtatgtatctaaGCGTAGGGTGTTAATAGGTGGTTGGATGGTCCATCATGCGCCATCATCATGCCTCCATGCCTCATGGGGAAAATCAAACCAGAAGGACACCAGTGAACTGTCACTGATGGTAAACAGTGACATCTTTCACGCACAGCCCAGGGCGAGTTTATATCCCACAGCACATCTGGACTGAAGAACGAAGCGTTTCAGATGAGCGAATATGGATGGCGATGTTGGAGTCGCGAAACCCATGTGCAGAGACTGGATGCGTTTCAGTGCTCTTCTGAGACGAGTGGCGTCCTGGAAATGTGGAAATCGAAAGCGTTGACCATGTGTAGTAGGATTAGGAGAGACAGGCTGCCATCTTTAATGGATTAACGAGCACTCAGTTTGTCTCTGTATTGAATGTTTGGAAAGATGACtttatgttggtgtgtgtgtgtgtgcgtgtttgagAGGCTGTTAGTTTGAGCTCAGGCTTAACAAGGTGAAGTCAAAACACAGCAGCATTATTATTCCAGTCTTTTCTTTGAAAATCCTTTGCTAATGtgtctgctttctttctttcttcctttctttctttctttttttttaaagagtctACATATAGACATCAAGCCAATATTGATGATGAGATGGTCAGCATGGAGATTCTGGACACAGCTGGACAGGTACTGTAAACTCTTTATGATAAAATATAGTATTCCTCATTCAGCTCCTTACCACTAATCAGTACAAGGGCACTACTTGGCTTATTTTCTGTTCAGTTAAGTGTTAAAATGCAATACTGTATAAGTTGGGATGGATTTGGTGTCATAAAACAGTATTGATAGAAAATGGATCTGAATTGTGTGCTCTAGTTCACACTTTATGCATAAGTCACCCAGTTCATACTGGTTTATTTAGTGATTTTCACACTGTCTCCACCTGGAGTGTGGGTTACACATTCATAGCATTCATTATATAATGCATATaaagcattatatatatatgtatatatttatgaaaaGGCAGTCCGTACAGAATTTCCCATTTCAGTTAATTTCAGAgttgttttgtgattgttgcgtgTAGGTAAATatgaccttttagctgtactcatgtgcGACGCACGGGAATCAAGGAGAGCTTTGGCCGAATGCGCGCTTTGCTGACGTCACAtggcgtgttgtgatgacatcacgttACACGTCTTGACCCAAATTtgcggccattttgaaaaatttcaagctcctACGATTATcgcggcgtttccttgattctGCATCGATTTCTGCCATcgcaaaatcacgaaatccttTCAGTACGGAAAAGGCATTGCCGTTTATTGTAACTGTTATACCGTAGCGCTGccgaattctcaaatctgattggtccgaaggtgTCGATTAGTCTTCTATAAAAGCACAGTTCTGACCAAAACGGGACTTTTAAAACTGTTATTGAAccaaaagaaaatgtataatagTTTATATggtgtgaggagatgtttatttcacatttatggatGGAAtcttcagtgttttgtaacagtgAAAGTTTAAGCTGTGTTGAAAGTCTTTAGGACTTTGTCCTTTGTATTTTACAGGCAACATGAAAAGCTGCACTTTTATTGTATCAGTTTTGAGAGAGAACGAAAGGGAGATTGTTGAGGGAACAACcgtttatatctgctataaaGAAGTGATTACAGGGAGTCATTTGTTTCATAGACATTCTGCAACATTAACTGTAAGTCTAAAGGGATAAAAAGTGCAGATAACAGATCAAAGGATAACAGAAAAGCAAGCGTCATGTAACGCGAgtggagacggatgcaattgcaggTAGACAAATCTAATACGTGAATCAGGGTCAACGTCAAACAACAGCCGAGGGTCAGGCGTAACAGTGTGCAAACAGCGTAAACTAGGTAATACAAGAGTGTAAacgagaaaacaaaacaatatcaaGAGCCTGGAAAATGGTACACAAAGGAACAAAGGCTCGGTAGTGACAGACGGGTAAACACAGAACATTACTTCGCAACAAACAAGGAAACACGAGGGCTGTAAATACACAGATTAATCAAAAGGAAAACTaggaacaggtgtgagtgataaCAACTCATGAGGGATACAATCAATCACAATACGGGATAGgacatgaaccaaaacaaaaacacacgtgGCAATGCAAACACTAATGacaatgtaaacataaaaatgCGGAATCGCGTGCCGAGTGAAGCGGCCTCCGGGGAAATCCCTGACAGCAAGACACGGCTTGCTTTTCCTGAGGATTCTGCAATCATAATATATCCTGCCATGCCACAGATGGGGCAAGTAATGATAAACTAGAAATGTTTTCGCCACGATTGAAATGACACAAGTGCTCTCCTTTTACAAACACACTCGTCTATTCAACAAATCGTAACACAGAGAGCAGGAGGGCGGCATGACTATAGATTTTGATGGAGCAGGACAACATTAATAAAGGTATAATCTCATACAAAATTACCTTGAGATACTACGTCACCTGACTTATTGTACAGTATTACAgacttattgtatttattaatgtacaGACATATTTGCGTTATATTCCTTCTTACCCTCTCCCAACAGTTGAAGTATATCTTAAAAATAAGATCTATAAAACAAGATCCTGGCAGCCGCAAAGTATTTCACAACTAGTCCAATTTggcttaaaaaacaacaacaacaaaaaaaacaacaccaccacaaccCTGTCATTAAATGTCCTTCATGTTGCTCCTCCCCCAAGCTTGGGGGAACATGATTCCTGCCCCCATGGGCCTCTATTagcacttgttgcagttcccattttgaccagtaggtgcaataataactctgtgGAGCTAAATGGGGCAGTGAAAATGCTGCTCCATGATCAAGAAAGGAGAGCAAATCTATGGAACATCATCTTATATCTGAGAAACAGCAACAATTTTCTAAATCATCGGTCACTCAAAACACGTAATTAGTACATCAACGGAATTGAAAAGGTATGGAGTTGTAAATAAGGACTTTATTCGTTGAAaggttgatatatatatatatatatatatatatatatatatatatatatatatatatatatatatatggggttCTGTCCCAACTGCCCATTTGGATGAAAGGCAATACAGTAGCTCTTTCAGTACTTGTCTAAAAGTTACCATGGTTCTCTCCAGTTATTTGGGTGAAAGAATGTAGGAGTTAGTAAATATAACTTgctttcatgcttttatttccaggaaGACTTGCTGCAGAAGGAGGGTCACATGCGTTGGGGTGATGGATTTGTGCTGGTGTATGACATCACAGATCGCAGCAGTTTTGAGGATGTGGGTCCGCTGCGCAGCCTGCTCGAGGAGGTGCGGAAGCCACGGCACGTGCCACTTGTGCTAGTGGGCAACAAGGCCGACCTGGAGCATGCGCGTCAAGTGGCCACAGAGGAGGGCGAACGACTGGCCGCCGACATGGCGTGCGCTTTCTACGAGTGCTCGGCGTGTGCAGGCACAGCAGGTACCGCAGGCACCGTGGCTGAGGCCTTCCATGAGCTGTGCCGGGAGGTGCGCCGTCGCCGCGCTGTCCAGGGCAAAAGCAGGCGCCGTAGCTCCACCACTCATGTCAAGCAGGCCATCAACAAGATGCTCACCAAGATCAGCAGCTAGGGAGAGACGATGAGAGGAGGACAGAGCGgctaaaggaaatgaaagaaggGGGAGGAAATAAATCACAAGCGCCTAGAGAGCTGGACAACGGGAGGCAGATGTGTTTGATTGGCCATGCCAAGAATCAAAAGCATTTTCACAGAAAAATGAAAGCTTTGCTGTTCTGGATGGATAAAAGAATTTATTATTCAGATCCAATCCCGTTTTATTAACATCCCATCGATGTACATGAATACACAGGTATGAAATATTATGTCCCCAGAACCATGGTGCGTCAGACTAAAAGATACAGGACTATGTAAAGTGTAAACAATATAATCAGATGAGTGAACAATGTAGAATGACAGAGTAGACTGACAATTTCAACACAGTACCGTACAACACATAGCAGCATCAGGAGTAATCAAGTGTGCTGTCTGTACACAATACTCTATCGtcaagtgaaaaacaagctGACGcacagagattttctatagtgtCCTGTGCCGTAGCTTGTATTGTACAggaacgtttttgttttttttttacgctcCAAGGCCTTCCCGTGTATATTTGTTCTCCGAGCTGTAACGATTCAGAGAAACGTCACCGGTTATCAGACTGACAGATTGCACAACAACTGACAGATTGCATTCGCTGTTCGACGCATGTTGACCCTTTCGAGGCAGTTATCAAATAAATCATCGTCCACCCTCATAGTAAAGTCGAATGTGACATTTTTGGAATCATAAATATTTCCCAGTGCTCCTCTCCAAACATATTGGGACATGTTTATTCTGAAGATTATATCTAAAACGTGGGCAGTTTTTCTCTGGAATGGAGCGAAGCCGTAAAGATGGCCCTTGAAGCAgcccgtgttttttttttaagagcctTTCTGTTCTTATCACGTTCATGTTACAACCCACATGGACTTGTTCCTCCACTGCTTCTCTTTCCTCTATCTCTGTCCTTGTTCATTCTTAAGGGAGACATTGAAAGAATACATTTCATTctgtataatgtacagtatatgactgCCTTAATATCTCAAATGTATCATCAGATAATGTGTACAGTGTAACTCACAATTAACAGCTGAAGTAGCCATGGtaacatgctagcatgtttcAGGCCAGGTTTTTGTAATCAAAACGGTCACATGTTGTAATATAACGAGCAGTGTGTCCACACTGCTCGCTACTCTTGATGTGCACTAAATAAAGATGACGGATAAAGATATATAAATGtcacagaaagaaatgaaacatgTGGGTCTTTGTGTCGCTCagcctctttctctgtctcatccAGCACCAGCATAAACCTCATCCACAGTGCTGGCTCACAGACACAGTCTTATTATTACACTTATTCCACTGAAAGGGTTCTCAAAAGTTGCACACTGATTATGATCAGTGGAAGCTAGGGCTGTAGGCAAGGCCATCATTGAGTCTTAAAGGGGTCAAGGCCAGGTCAAGGTCAAGATCAAGACTGTCCACTCATTTTTGAGGTCTTTACTTCAGCTGGTTGGCTTCTTTCGTGAAGCGCGCCAATGATTCGGCTATCTCCTCTAGAAGAAGGGATTACTGCTTGTCAAACTTTGTGAATGCGAAAAGAAAAGACGACACAAACAGTGCGAATTCTTCGTCGAGACTAGGACCATGTTTAACGAGACCAATGCCCCAAAATAAGACAAGTTCAAGTACAAATGCTAATACAGAATCAATACAGAAAACATCTCGTGACCGGAGTGCAATGCTCGTGACAGCCATTTGCTCAGAAGCATTATCAGTGTCTTGTATTTTGTTGCTTCTGAGGCAACAGCAGAAGTACAATTTAGCAAGAGCATTTACGATTTTTGACCCCTTGCTATGGCGATACAGGAGACAGCTGATTGTTacacttttctgcttttttataGTAGCAATGAGACCAAAGGTGAACAAAGGTAAAATATGGAAAAGCCTTTTCACTGATGGGGAAGGATGTGTGACGTGAAAGGTATGCATTTGTTTCTTTCACTTTGtctaggtgaactttgaccttagtgcttagcacatttgcctcacacctccaggatcgtGGGTTCGGTTCCCAATCTCTGCCTTACGTGAGAGTGTACTtcgtactctggtttcctccccaagtacAAATACATGCGTTGTAGTTTGATTAGCATCCCTAAATTGTCTATAATGGGTGTGTGCGCGATTTGTACCCGGCGATGGGTTGGTATTCCCTGCCTTCTGTCCTAAGTGCTCCCTACGACAcggtgtaggataagcggtatggaaaatggatgaatggaaaacAGCACGGTGAAAAATACAAGGAGATACTAGGCCTAACACCCATCAGAACTAATATAGTGTTGAAGCATGAAAACAGTCTGGCTGGAGTTGGACCAATTGAAAGCAATTAACTGTTTTGGACATtaatgcaattatccagtcatgtggaagcagcacactgtataaaatcatgcaaatacaggtcaagagcttcagttcatgttcacaacaacaacaaaaaaaaatgatgtcagtgactttgaccgtgggacgcacagtggtttagtggttaacacggtcgcctcacatctccagggtcgggggttcgattcttgccgctgccctgtgtgtgcggagtttgcatattctccccgagtactccggtttcctcccccagtccaaagacatgcatggtaggctgactgacatgtccgtagtgtatgaatgtgtatgtgattgtgccctgtgatggattggcaccctgtccagggtgtaccccgccttgtgccccatgcctcctgggataggttccaggttccctgtaggataagcggtatagaagaaggatggatggactttGACTGTGCTTTTCTGGCGCCGGACTTGTTCgagttcgagctgacaggaaggctatggtaactcaaataaccactgtttacaaccatggtgagcagaaaagcatctcagaatacacgatggactacaacagcagaagtccacatcaggttccactcctatcagccaagaacatgaatctgaagttgcagtgggcacaggctcacacaAACTATACAGTTACAGATTGGGAAAACTTTGGTGTTTTTCCAATCAGCTCTATGCACCGATACTCCGATCAAAAGACAGTTGATGAACAGGAAATATCTTTCACTACAGTTATAGACGGCTTATTTTTATGAGTAGTATAATATAGACATGGACCAGTCTTAAGTCTGGACATCAAACTTGAGTTAATTTATAATGAGCAAATTCATAATTACTCATTTATAACGAAGCCGTTAACAAATGTGTATAGTAAGCACGTTCACTAGGCTGCCTGGTTATAAATCTGAATATTTCGCGTTATACCTAAAAGAGCCGCCATGCTAAGTGTTACACACTGCTGCGTTCATATTTTAACCggtgatctctctctcgctacTCATACAGCCTAAAACTAATACCAAATAAATTCATAatcaccaataaataaataacagttctTCGTAGTGACACTGCTTGGTAACATCAAAGGAATCATACTGAATTGTGACTTTCCTTAGAAGTGTCTACTACAAGCAAAATATGACACAAATGCTTCATAGTGGCAAGATATTACACATGCAGACTCATATGTCCCAAAGACATTCAGCCCCCCTAAAAATGACCTAGTAAGGAACCAATCCATGACTAGAACATGCAACTCACAAATACCGTACTTCCACATTGTTCAAGGTATACACATACAGAAGGATATACTCTGTCTTAGAACTGTTGTAACGTGGTTAGGACTGCTCTTGATGTGTAAAATACGGAAACATTAATTAGGAGGCAGATGGTTCACATCCGTTTCAGACactggaacagatttgggcAGCAGGTGGCTAGGCCTGACGCAGAGCTAATTTCACGAAACTAATATCCAAACCAGCAAGACCATGACTATGACTTTATAAGTGTTTTGTCAGGCTGTGCCTTTGCTGGATTTTGCAGTAATAACTTACATTTTTTGCAATTGTGTAATGAAAAAGAGACTTATATTATCTTACTGAATGTAACATATATCACATTGGCATTATGATCAGTCAGATTAAAAATAAGCCTTGTCACAGACAATTCAGTTTGGGAATTATATTTCAGGCAAACAGCATTTCTGCAACCAAGCAAAATTGGAttctatctaaaaaaaaacaattattatcCAGACTTGCCATTGTTATAGTGAATATTTTGTGAAATTTC contains:
- the rerg gene encoding ras-related and estrogen-regulated growth inhibitor; the protein is MAKSSEVKVAVFGRAGVGKSALVVRLLTNRFIWEYDPTLESTYRHQANIDDEMVSMEILDTAGQEDLLQKEGHMRWGDGFVLVYDITDRSSFEDVGPLRSLLEEVRKPRHVPLVLVGNKADLEHARQVATEEGERLAADMACAFYECSACAGTAGTAGTVAEAFHELCREVRRRRAVQGKSRRRSSTTHVKQAINKMLTKISS